From the Arvicola amphibius chromosome 2, mArvAmp1.2, whole genome shotgun sequence genome, one window contains:
- the Ptrhd1 gene encoding putative peptidyl-tRNA hydrolase PTRHD1: protein MHRGVGPAIQMVRKMAGSGAEPQILVQYLVLRKDLSQAPFSWPTGALVAQACHAATAALHLHREHPHTVAYLRELGRMRKVVLEAADETTLKELAETLQQQNIDHMLWLEQPENIATCIALRPYPKEEVSQHLKKFRLFK, encoded by the exons ATGCACCGCGGAGTGGGTCCGGCCATTCAGATGGTCAGGAAGATGGCAGGCTCCGGGGCGGAGCCGCAGATCCTCGTACAGTACTTAGTGTTACGAAAGGATCTATCTCAGGCTCCTTTCTCCTGGCCCACGGGCGCACTGGTAGCGCAGGCTTGTCACGCCGCCACCGCAGCCTTGCACCTTCACCGAGAACATCCGCATACGGTAGCTTATCTCCGGGAGCTGGGACGCATGCGCAAGGTGGTTCTCGAG GCTGCCGATGAGACCACCTTGAAGGAGCTGGCGGAGACCCTGCAGCAGCAGAACATTGACCACATGCTGTGGCTTGAGCAGCCAGAGAACATCGCCACCTGCATCGCCCTCAGGCCGTACCCCAAGGAAGAAGTGAGCCAGCATTTGAAGAAGTTCCGATTGTTCAAGTGA